From Leptotrichia wadei, one genomic window encodes:
- a CDS encoding dihydrolipoamide acetyltransferase — protein sequence MENSKLRATPAARDLAKMMGIDLLNVRGSGAKGRIHKEDVEEFNFEKKVRITPLASKIAQEYNIDLSTVEGSGHNGKIMKEDILNIIAKPKETEELARHEKAILAEKEQVEEADIEVIPMSPMRKVIAKRMSDSYFTAPTFTLNYEVDMTELISLRKKVMDTIMENTGKKITVTDLISFAVVKTLMKHKYVNSELSADGTQITLHNYVNLSIAVGMDDGLLVPVIKGADKMSLSELVVASKDIIKKALAMKLSPSEQSGSTFTISNLGMFGTQSFNPIINQPNSAILGVAATVEKPVVVDGEIVIRPIMTMCLTIDHRVVDGLAGAKFMQDLKKLLENPLAMLI from the coding sequence ATGGAAAATAGCAAATTGAGAGCTACACCTGCTGCGAGAGATTTAGCTAAAATGATGGGAATAGATTTGTTAAATGTTAGAGGCAGTGGAGCTAAAGGTAGAATTCATAAAGAAGATGTGGAAGAATTTAATTTTGAGAAAAAAGTGAGAATTACTCCGTTGGCTAGTAAAATAGCACAAGAATACAACATTGATTTGAGTACAGTAGAAGGTAGCGGACATAACGGGAAAATAATGAAAGAAGATATTTTGAATATCATTGCTAAACCGAAAGAAACTGAAGAATTGGCAAGACATGAAAAAGCAATATTGGCTGAAAAAGAACAAGTGGAAGAAGCTGATATTGAAGTTATTCCAATGTCACCAATGAGAAAAGTAATAGCGAAAAGAATGTCAGACAGTTACTTTACGGCACCTACATTTACATTAAATTATGAAGTTGATATGACAGAATTGATTTCATTGAGAAAAAAAGTTATGGATACAATTATGGAAAATACAGGTAAAAAGATAACTGTAACAGATTTAATTTCATTTGCTGTAGTTAAAACATTGATGAAACACAAATATGTAAATTCTGAATTGTCTGCAGATGGAACACAAATTACATTGCATAATTATGTAAATTTATCAATTGCTGTTGGAATGGACGATGGGCTTTTGGTGCCTGTAATCAAAGGTGCTGATAAAATGTCATTAAGTGAATTGGTAGTTGCGTCTAAAGATATTATTAAAAAGGCGTTGGCAATGAAATTGAGTCCTTCTGAACAAAGTGGAAGTACGTTTACAATTAGTAATTTGGGAATGTTTGGAACGCAAAGTTTTAATCCTATTATAAATCAACCAAATTCGGCAATTTTAGGAGTTGCTGCGACAGTTGAAAAACCAGTAGTTGTAGATGGAGAGATTGTAATTAGACCAATAATGACAATGTGTTTAACAATTGACCATAGAGTTGTGGATGGACTTGCTGGAGCTAAATTTATGCAAGATTTGAAGAAATTATTGGAAAATCCATTAGCAATGTTAATTTAG
- the asnA gene encoding aspartate--ammonia ligase: MSKTIIPKNYDPKYGIMETEIAIKAAKDCFERELAKALDLTRISAPMFVRKSVGINDNLNGVERPVAFEMKEMPDVTLEIVHSLAKWKRIALKQYGVEEGKGIYTDMNAIRRDEDLDNMHSIYVDQWDWEKVISKEDRNIDFLKATVKKIYQAFLNTEKELTEKFEKFEKFLPKEVTFITSQELEDLYPELTPNEREDKFAKEHKAIFIMQIGKVLNSGKRHDGRAPDYDDWELNGDLIMWNPVLDRSLELSSMGIRVDKAALERQLKELNLEERKNLDFHKMLLNDELPLTIGGGIGQSRICMFLLQKAHIGEVQASVWTPEIVKTCKENGINLLWY, from the coding sequence ATGTCAAAAACTATAATTCCAAAAAATTATGATCCAAAATATGGAATCATGGAAACAGAAATTGCAATAAAAGCTGCAAAAGACTGTTTTGAGAGAGAACTTGCAAAAGCATTAGACTTAACAAGAATTTCAGCACCTATGTTTGTTAGAAAGTCTGTTGGGATTAATGATAATTTGAATGGCGTTGAACGTCCTGTGGCTTTTGAAATGAAGGAAATGCCAGATGTAACATTGGAAATTGTACATTCACTTGCAAAATGGAAAAGAATTGCATTGAAGCAATATGGTGTTGAAGAAGGAAAGGGTATTTATACAGATATGAATGCCATTAGAAGAGATGAAGATTTAGATAATATGCATTCAATTTACGTTGACCAATGGGACTGGGAAAAAGTTATTTCAAAAGAAGATAGAAATATTGACTTTTTAAAAGCAACTGTTAAAAAAATATATCAAGCCTTTTTAAATACAGAAAAAGAATTGACTGAAAAATTTGAAAAATTTGAAAAATTCTTGCCAAAAGAAGTTACTTTTATTACTTCTCAAGAATTAGAAGATTTATATCCTGAATTAACTCCAAATGAAAGAGAAGACAAATTTGCAAAAGAACACAAGGCAATCTTCATTATGCAAATCGGAAAAGTGTTAAATTCTGGAAAAAGACACGATGGACGTGCCCCAGATTACGATGACTGGGAACTAAACGGAGATCTAATTATGTGGAATCCAGTTTTAGACAGATCATTAGAATTATCTTCAATGGGAATCCGTGTTGATAAAGCCGCATTAGAACGTCAATTAAAAGAATTAAACCTGGAAGAAAGAAAAAATCTTGATTTCCACAAAATGCTTCTAAACGATGAATTACCATTAACAATTGGTGGAGGAATCGGGCAATCAAGAATCTGCATGTTTTTATTGCAAAAAGCCCACATTGGAGAAGTTCAAGCTTCAGTATGGACACCAGAAATCGTAAAAACATGTAAGGAAAATGGAATTAACCTTTTATGGTACTAA
- a CDS encoding thiamine pyrophosphate-dependent dehydrogenase E1 component subunit alpha, protein MENISKDKLLSMYESMLDIRNFDLKVNQLVKRGMVPGMTHLSVGEEAANVGAIAALNPDDFITSNHRGHGQVIAKGIDLNGMMAEIMGKATGTCKGKGGSMHIADLESGNLGANGIVGGGHGMAVGAAYTQKVKNTGKIVLCCFGDGATNEGSFHEAMNLASVWNVPIIFYSINNGYGISTDIKKVTNVEHIYQRAVAYGMPGYFIEDGNDVLAVYETFRKAVDDVRAGKGPVLIESVTYRWFGHSSSDPGKYRTKEEVDSWKAKDPIIKFKNRLIEEGIATEEELTKLEENSKQKIEEAVDFAKNSPEPTLESAFEDIFAD, encoded by the coding sequence ATGGAAAATATATCTAAAGATAAATTATTAAGTATGTATGAATCAATGTTAGATATTAGAAACTTTGATTTGAAGGTGAATCAACTTGTAAAAAGAGGGATGGTTCCAGGAATGACACATTTGTCAGTTGGAGAAGAAGCGGCAAATGTTGGAGCGATTGCGGCGTTAAATCCTGATGATTTTATAACGTCTAATCATAGAGGACATGGGCAAGTTATTGCGAAAGGAATTGACTTGAATGGAATGATGGCTGAGATTATGGGGAAAGCTACAGGAACTTGTAAAGGTAAAGGTGGTTCAATGCATATTGCCGATTTAGAAAGTGGAAATTTAGGAGCTAACGGAATTGTTGGTGGAGGACACGGAATGGCAGTAGGAGCAGCTTATACTCAAAAAGTTAAAAATACTGGAAAAATCGTACTGTGTTGTTTTGGAGATGGAGCCACAAATGAAGGAAGTTTTCATGAAGCAATGAACTTGGCATCAGTTTGGAATGTACCAATTATTTTTTATTCAATTAATAATGGATATGGAATAAGTACAGATATTAAAAAAGTTACAAATGTAGAGCATATTTATCAAAGAGCGGTAGCTTATGGAATGCCTGGATATTTCATTGAAGATGGAAATGATGTTTTGGCAGTTTATGAAACATTTAGAAAAGCAGTGGATGATGTAAGAGCAGGAAAAGGTCCTGTTTTAATTGAAAGTGTGACATATAGATGGTTTGGGCACTCGAGTTCAGATCCTGGGAAATATAGAACAAAAGAAGAAGTGGATTCTTGGAAGGCAAAAGATCCTATTATTAAGTTTAAAAATAGATTGATTGAAGAAGGAATTGCTACTGAGGAAGAATTAACTAAATTGGAAGAAAATTCGAAACAAAAAATTGAAGAAGCAGTTGATTTTGCGAAAAACAGTCCAGAACCAACTCTTGAATCAGCATTTGAGGATATTTTTGCAGATTAA
- a CDS encoding alpha-ketoacid dehydrogenase subunit beta: METKLMSVKEAIITAMSEEMRRDENVFLMGEDVGIFGGDFGTSVGMLEEFGEERIKDMPISESAISGAAIGAAMTGLRPIVDVTFMDFIVYMMDNIVNQAAKTRYMFGGKGRVPVTFRCAAGSGVGSAAQHSQSLEAWFTHIPGVKVVAPGTPADVKGLLKAAIRDNNPVIFLEYKAQYNMKGEVPTDPEFVIPLGKGEIKREGTDITIVSYGRMLERVLKAAEIVAGEGISVEVVDPRTLIPLDKEIILDSVKKTGRVILVNDAHKTSGFIGEISAIISESDAFDYLDHPIVRLAGEDVPMPYNHTLETAMVPSVEKIVEAIRKVKNKQ, translated from the coding sequence ATGGAGACAAAATTAATGTCTGTAAAAGAGGCAATAATTACAGCAATGTCAGAAGAAATGAGAAGAGATGAAAATGTATTTCTTATGGGAGAAGATGTTGGAATATTCGGAGGAGATTTTGGGACTTCGGTAGGAATGTTGGAAGAATTTGGAGAAGAGAGAATTAAGGATATGCCTATTTCAGAATCAGCAATTTCAGGAGCAGCTATTGGAGCGGCAATGACTGGTTTAAGACCAATTGTAGACGTAACATTTATGGATTTTATCGTGTATATGATGGATAATATTGTAAATCAGGCGGCTAAAACTAGATATATGTTTGGTGGAAAAGGAAGAGTACCAGTAACATTTAGATGTGCAGCAGGAAGTGGAGTAGGTTCAGCGGCACAACATTCGCAATCATTGGAGGCTTGGTTTACGCATATTCCTGGAGTGAAAGTAGTTGCACCTGGAACACCTGCAGATGTGAAAGGGTTGTTGAAAGCAGCTATTAGAGATAATAATCCAGTAATTTTCTTGGAATATAAAGCGCAATATAATATGAAAGGTGAAGTTCCAACAGATCCTGAATTTGTTATTCCTTTAGGAAAGGGAGAAATAAAAAGAGAAGGTACGGATATTACAATAGTAAGTTACGGAAGAATGCTTGAAAGAGTATTGAAGGCAGCAGAAATAGTGGCTGGAGAAGGAATTAGCGTAGAAGTGGTAGATCCTAGAACATTGATACCATTAGATAAAGAGATAATTTTGGATTCAGTTAAGAAAACAGGAAGAGTTATTTTAGTGAATGATGCTCATAAAACAAGTGGATTTATTGGGGAAATTTCAGCGATTATTTCAGAAAGTGATGCATTTGATTATTTGGATCATCCAATTGTGAGATTGGCTGGAGAAGACGTGCCTATGCCATATAATCATACTTTAGAAACAGCGATGGTTCCGAGTGTTGAAAAAATTGTTGAGGCAATTAGAAAAGTAAAAAATAAACAATAG